A genomic stretch from Telmatocola sphagniphila includes:
- a CDS encoding transposase, giving the protein MHSAGSEFQGPIDLTLAFATLLRGKQESAFSEGLQKVEASTVLELKRFAQSLRNDEAAVRAAVTLPWSNGQEEGQVNRLKSIKRAMFGRAKFDLLKARVICNG; this is encoded by the coding sequence ATGCACAGTGCCGGAAGCGAGTTTCAGGGGCCTATCGATTTGACTTTAGCCTTTGCAACGCTCTTAAGAGGAAAGCAGGAATCGGCATTTTCGGAAGGGCTTCAAAAAGTGGAAGCCTCCACGGTTCTCGAATTAAAGCGGTTTGCTCAAAGCTTGCGAAACGACGAAGCCGCAGTTAGAGCGGCCGTAACTCTTCCCTGGAGCAATGGCCAAGAGGAAGGACAAGTTAATCGATTGAAATCGATCAAAAGAGCGATGTTCGGTCGAGCCAAGTTCGATTTGCTGAAAGCGAGAGTGATTTGCAACGGGTAA
- a CDS encoding transposase yields MVSRAKNRWGIEHSYRELKDELGLDNFEGRSWRGWNHHVVLVLMAYAFLQNIRRSGQKKIASD; encoded by the coding sequence CTGGTTTCGAGGGCCAAGAATCGATGGGGCATCGAACACAGCTATCGAGAACTCAAAGACGAACTCGGTTTGGATAACTTCGAAGGTCGTTCTTGGAGAGGCTGGAATCACCACGTCGTGCTGGTCTTGATGGCGTACGCATTCCTCCAAAATATCCGGCGAAGTGGCCAAAAAAAAATAGCATCCGACTAA
- a CDS encoding acyltransferase: protein MTPSDNTQNRTDNLKREPRSDLLKAAAIYGVVAIHTPGPEDDLTSCFRFCVPVFIILWAMHYELGLSKRSPVQARRYVMNRLISLAFPYSIWTAIYLFLFHTREQWLNTPYTTIANGWLGGYGWPGQYYFVVLFQLTVIFPFFRGIFQSRLLYPILILGLIVTLISEAFLWKFHFVSGMGDRLFVYWIPYLALGITLSRPPIPSLLPNFLMVIISIIALSVCKYEQAWLASQSDRASPYILVSVYVGSIFLAWASFFRSRQTELFTTKVVTAIEFVGRNTFPIFLLNPLVIYLLPPEIAAPIHNNSGIAKHYILAMLVLIICLCLARVLRWLRMGSFIGT, encoded by the coding sequence ATGACGCCTTCAGATAACACTCAAAATAGGACCGACAACTTAAAACGAGAACCGCGAAGTGATTTACTTAAAGCCGCAGCAATTTACGGGGTAGTTGCGATTCACACCCCTGGACCAGAAGATGATCTAACCTCCTGCTTCCGATTTTGCGTTCCAGTATTTATTATACTTTGGGCAATGCATTATGAGCTTGGCCTAAGTAAACGCTCGCCCGTACAAGCCCGACGATATGTTATGAACCGTCTAATCAGTCTTGCTTTTCCTTATTCAATCTGGACCGCCATCTATTTGTTTTTATTTCATACAAGGGAACAGTGGTTAAACACGCCGTATACTACTATTGCAAATGGCTGGCTAGGGGGATACGGATGGCCAGGGCAATATTACTTTGTTGTACTTTTTCAACTGACAGTCATCTTTCCTTTTTTTCGAGGAATTTTCCAAAGTCGACTTCTTTATCCAATACTAATATTAGGGCTGATTGTAACTTTAATCTCGGAAGCTTTTCTATGGAAATTCCACTTTGTATCCGGAATGGGAGACAGATTATTTGTTTATTGGATACCCTATCTTGCTCTTGGAATAACATTGTCGCGCCCCCCTATCCCGTCGCTCTTACCGAATTTTCTCATGGTAATAATCTCAATCATTGCACTGTCAGTTTGCAAATATGAGCAAGCTTGGTTAGCTTCTCAATCCGATCGAGCCTCTCCATATATACTAGTATCTGTTTATGTTGGATCAATATTCCTTGCTTGGGCATCATTTTTTCGATCTAGGCAAACAGAATTGTTTACCACTAAGGTTGTTACTGCAATAGAATTCGTAGGTCGAAATACATTTCCAATTTTCTTACTTAATCCACTCGTTATTTATCTCCTTCCCCCTGAAATTGCCGCACCGATCCACAATAATTCGGGCATTGCTAAGCATTACATTCTGGCGATGCTCGTACTAATAATTTGTTTATGTTTGGCTCGAGTGCTTAGGTGGCTTAGAATGGGCTCATTTATTGGAACCTAA
- a CDS encoding ISAs1 family transposase — translation MFQLSELSPAPAKTPLTDLLVHFADLPDHRLDRCQQHTLSEIIFIAICAAVSGANDWVAVEAFGVTKIDWFRKYLPLPNGIPSHDTFGRVFRYLDTDAFEACFASWMAEICVGTDLLQVAIDGKTMRSSGGPGQKCLHVVSAFATANRVTLGQEAVDDKSNEITAIPELLKRLDIAGKIVTIDAMGCQKKIAEAVRERDADYLLAVKDNQPTLLAEIKAHYFKHLESGFADVPTTFCESTEKNRGRVEYRSCLVFSDVNFLSMKDDWKGLKTVVVVVTDRRENHKSASEIRYYICSRASDAPVLAKAVREHWTIENNLHWSLDVTFGDDDSRVRKDNGPQNFARIKRLALSIVANASGKESMAVKRLKACASDERRELIIREFLQL, via the coding sequence ATGTTTCAGCTTTCCGAACTATCTCCCGCGCCGGCGAAAACTCCGTTGACCGATCTCCTCGTCCACTTCGCGGATTTGCCCGACCACCGCCTCGATCGTTGCCAACAACACACGCTTTCGGAAATCATTTTCATAGCCATTTGCGCCGCGGTTTCCGGAGCCAACGACTGGGTGGCCGTCGAAGCTTTCGGCGTGACCAAGATCGACTGGTTCCGGAAGTATCTCCCCTTGCCCAACGGCATCCCGAGCCATGACACTTTCGGCCGAGTTTTCCGCTATCTGGACACGGATGCTTTCGAGGCCTGCTTCGCTTCATGGATGGCGGAAATCTGCGTCGGGACCGACCTGCTTCAGGTGGCGATCGACGGCAAGACGATGCGTTCGTCAGGCGGTCCGGGTCAGAAGTGCCTGCACGTGGTCAGCGCGTTTGCGACGGCCAACCGCGTGACGCTGGGCCAAGAGGCGGTGGACGATAAATCGAACGAGATCACCGCGATCCCGGAATTGCTGAAACGGCTGGACATTGCCGGAAAAATCGTGACTATCGACGCGATGGGCTGTCAAAAAAAAATCGCCGAGGCGGTGCGGGAACGGGACGCGGATTACCTGTTGGCGGTGAAGGACAATCAACCGACTCTCTTGGCCGAGATCAAGGCTCATTACTTCAAGCATTTGGAGTCCGGATTCGCCGATGTACCGACGACGTTCTGCGAATCGACGGAGAAGAATCGAGGCCGAGTGGAGTACCGTTCGTGCCTCGTGTTTTCGGACGTCAATTTCTTATCGATGAAGGACGATTGGAAAGGCTTGAAGACGGTGGTCGTGGTGGTGACCGACCGCCGAGAAAACCACAAGAGCGCGAGCGAAATCCGCTACTATATTTGCAGCCGAGCGTCGGACGCTCCGGTGTTGGCGAAAGCGGTCCGGGAACATTGGACGATCGAGAATAATTTGCATTGGTCCTTGGATGTGACATTCGGCGACGACGACAGCCGGGTTCGAAAAGATAACGGCCCTCAGAATTTCGCCAGGATTAAAAGGTTGGCTCTGAGCATAGTAGCGAATGCGAGCGGCAAGGAATCGATGGCAGTCAAACGACTGAAAGCCTGCGCCAGCGATGAACGCCGAGAATTAATTATTCGAGAATTCCTTCAGCTTTAA
- a CDS encoding ISL3 family transposase: protein MTLQDFFPQEAGLVVTDFALTPDLLAIALKTTCPSSQCPDCGQLTYRIHSHYRRVLADLPWQARRVLLRIELRKFRCMNAACPRQIFCERLPHVFASHARTTDRLKALQKQIGLALGGRPGTRLTEKLFVPTSKDTLLRRAKDKVDSLTTPRVLGVDDFAFRRGQNYGTILVDLEKHRVLDLLPDREAKTLACWLKAHPQVEIVSRDRATAYAQGIREACPQSIQVTDRWHLLKNLREAIERWFDGKREKIRELIQKSHCEKPSVIQELTNQVAGGLSDRQKSRMEQ, encoded by the coding sequence ATGACTCTGCAGGACTTCTTTCCTCAAGAAGCCGGTTTGGTCGTCACCGATTTCGCTCTCACTCCGGATCTTTTGGCGATTGCTCTAAAAACCACATGCCCGAGTTCGCAGTGCCCCGACTGTGGCCAGCTAACATATCGGATTCACAGCCATTATCGGCGTGTATTGGCGGACTTACCCTGGCAAGCTCGACGAGTATTGCTCCGGATCGAACTGCGAAAATTTCGATGCATGAATGCCGCTTGCCCCAGGCAAATCTTCTGTGAACGGCTACCTCATGTATTTGCTTCCCATGCTCGAACAACGGATCGATTAAAAGCTCTCCAGAAACAGATCGGTTTGGCATTAGGCGGCAGGCCGGGTACTCGACTCACGGAGAAGTTATTCGTCCCGACCAGCAAAGACACCCTTTTACGTCGAGCCAAAGACAAAGTCGACTCCTTAACCACTCCCCGTGTTCTCGGAGTGGACGATTTCGCTTTTCGAAGAGGGCAAAACTATGGCACCATCCTGGTGGATTTAGAAAAGCATCGCGTCCTAGACTTACTACCCGATCGAGAGGCTAAAACCCTGGCGTGTTGGTTGAAGGCCCATCCTCAAGTGGAAATTGTCAGCCGAGATCGAGCCACGGCTTACGCCCAAGGCATTCGTGAGGCCTGTCCTCAGTCGATTCAGGTGACGGATCGTTGGCATCTTCTGAAAAATCTGCGGGAAGCCATCGAACGCTGGTTCGATGGAAAGCGGGAAAAGATTCGGGAGTTGATCCAAAAAAGTCACTGCGAAAAACCTTCCGTCATTCAGGAACTTACCAATCAGGTAGCCGGAGGGCTCTCCGATCGGCAGAAATCCCGAATGGAGCAATAG
- a CDS encoding transposase → MPKLLVSNELRTLLQPLIPVPKKRSFRNPGRKRLEDRQTLTGIIFVLRFNIPWNQLPRRIGLWLCSQLSTPFT, encoded by the coding sequence ATGCCAAAACTCCTAGTCTCGAACGAATTGAGGACTCTTCTCCAACCGTTGATCCCCGTCCCTAAAAAGCGTAGTTTTCGAAATCCGGGTCGAAAGCGATTGGAAGATCGACAGACTTTAACTGGGATAATTTTTGTTCTGCGATTCAACATACCTTGGAATCAACTGCCCCGCCGAATTGGACTGTGGCTGTGTTCGCAGCTGTCTACGCCGTTCACATGA
- a CDS encoding IS701 family transposase, whose protein sequence is MEVSRFPSFLSSAFSALVFFLDARIQSLTVRIFRGMFLAQDQRRTASRWFRAAGIRRKYKSAYRHLAAVGRESLSMSTAVGRLVLKHPAAQSEKIVIALDDTLTKRYGPKVEGAGIHHNPTPGPIGQLLEYGQNFVVAALLAWHPLHGIIGLPLRAQLYVRQKEVATLPRKYQWKFRTKLQLAVEILQWLSKSLFSPGKAVWIVADGGYAKKPILRACRQLNFTLISRLRKDAALYELPSPSQGRGRPRKYGEKRIDLAKRAAHARGWSSASLQLYGRPEVKTYKSFLATWKSAEGVIRVVLVKEKKGGSLSSRRIRRRRWPRSWKPWPAAMPSSRSSRTSRKFGEPVSSNCETCTPTSARFT, encoded by the coding sequence ATGGAAGTATCTCGTTTTCCCTCCTTTCTGTCCAGTGCTTTTTCCGCCCTGGTCTTCTTTTTGGATGCTCGAATCCAGTCGCTAACCGTGCGTATCTTCCGCGGCATGTTCCTCGCTCAGGACCAGCGACGCACCGCCTCCCGATGGTTCCGAGCCGCCGGTATCCGTCGAAAGTACAAGTCGGCCTACCGGCACCTTGCAGCGGTCGGTCGAGAATCCCTTTCGATGAGTACCGCCGTGGGACGACTGGTTCTCAAACACCCGGCGGCCCAATCCGAGAAGATCGTGATTGCTCTGGATGACACCCTCACCAAACGTTACGGTCCGAAGGTCGAAGGGGCCGGAATTCACCACAATCCGACTCCGGGTCCAATCGGACAGTTGCTCGAATACGGGCAGAACTTCGTCGTGGCGGCTTTATTGGCCTGGCATCCTCTCCACGGCATTATCGGCTTGCCTTTGCGAGCCCAGTTATACGTCCGCCAGAAAGAGGTCGCGACGCTTCCCCGCAAGTACCAGTGGAAGTTTCGGACCAAGCTGCAACTGGCGGTGGAGATCCTGCAATGGCTCTCGAAGTCTTTGTTTTCTCCGGGGAAAGCAGTCTGGATCGTGGCGGATGGCGGCTATGCGAAGAAACCGATTCTGCGGGCGTGTCGGCAGTTGAACTTCACGTTGATCAGTCGGCTCCGCAAGGATGCCGCCCTATACGAGTTGCCCTCTCCCTCCCAAGGTCGGGGGCGTCCCCGCAAGTACGGAGAGAAGCGAATCGACTTGGCCAAGCGAGCGGCTCATGCCCGGGGATGGTCGTCGGCCTCCCTGCAGTTGTACGGTCGCCCAGAAGTCAAAACGTACAAGAGTTTTCTGGCGACCTGGAAGTCGGCGGAGGGAGTCATCCGCGTGGTTCTGGTTAAAGAGAAAAAGGGTGGATCGCTTTCTTCTCGACGAATCCGGAGGCGACGGTGGCCCAGATCCTGGAAACCGTGGCCAGCCGCAATGCCATCGAGCAGGTCTTCAAGGACGTCAAGGAAGTTTGGAGAGCCGGTCAGCAGCAATTGCGAAACCTGCACGCCAACATCGGCGCGTTTCACATGA
- a CDS encoding YgjP-like metallopeptidase domain-containing protein yields MVVHELVHLLEPTHNAQFVALRNHFRPRWHDHRNVLNRLQLGHEIGSIRSQLAL; encoded by the coding sequence ATTGTCGTTCACGAACTGGTTCATTTGTTGGAGCCAACGCATAATGCCCAGTTCGTGGCCCTGAGGAACCATTTCAGGCCACGATGGCATGACCACCGCAACGTCCTCAATCGCCTGCAGCTGGGCCACGAGATTGGGAGTATCAGGAGTCAACTCGCCCTTTAA
- a CDS encoding glycosyltransferase family 2 protein gives MTIPIAAYKSRPDHLQMAIQSALSQSIKDIEIIVSDDSPDDSLRRIVDTFRDARISYHHNNPRLGVAKNHWRAFENARGEFIAVLNHDDVIAVNFLEKLVNPLLADPNLAIAFCDHWVIDLEGRQLLDESNHIKQIWGRDKIIPGVVMPFYHLFVAQSVPMVMGAVFRKNLFPSNPPDLAGPAYDLWMTYLLCREGRGAYYTPERLSSWRAHPKNITSQGGLDWFYGSAKCWATAGRDANFLPYKSQILRKAAIGYFNCALFELRRGKTWSAFLFGLRSIKTKPTSKGFTACLLPVLPKPIRCRLLRNKT, from the coding sequence GTGACTATCCCAATAGCCGCGTACAAGAGCCGACCCGATCATTTGCAAATGGCCATCCAGAGCGCTCTATCGCAATCCATAAAAGATATCGAGATTATCGTATCGGATGATTCGCCTGACGACTCACTCAGGCGTATAGTCGATACCTTTCGGGATGCCCGAATCAGCTACCACCATAACAATCCAAGGCTAGGTGTCGCCAAGAATCACTGGCGAGCTTTTGAAAATGCCAGAGGCGAGTTTATCGCAGTACTAAACCATGACGATGTGATTGCTGTGAATTTCTTAGAGAAGCTGGTAAATCCGCTACTTGCCGATCCGAACTTGGCAATTGCATTTTGTGACCACTGGGTGATTGATCTGGAAGGGCGTCAACTCTTGGATGAATCCAATCACATAAAGCAGATCTGGGGCCGGGACAAAATTATTCCTGGTGTGGTAATGCCATTTTATCATTTATTTGTGGCACAATCTGTCCCAATGGTGATGGGAGCCGTCTTCCGTAAGAATTTGTTTCCATCGAATCCGCCTGATCTAGCCGGTCCTGCTTATGACTTATGGATGACATACCTACTCTGTCGTGAAGGCCGTGGAGCTTACTATACTCCAGAGCGGCTCAGCAGTTGGCGTGCGCACCCTAAAAATATCACTAGCCAAGGAGGTTTGGATTGGTTTTATGGCTCGGCGAAATGTTGGGCGACCGCTGGTCGAGATGCCAATTTTCTGCCTTACAAGTCACAAATTCTCCGAAAAGCTGCTATAGGTTATTTTAATTGTGCACTCTTTGAATTAAGAAGAGGCAAAACGTGGAGTGCGTTCCTGTTTGGACTTCGGTCTATTAAAACAAAACCTACTTCAAAAGGATTTACTGCCTGCCTTTTACCTGTACTTCCGAAACCAATACGATGTCGATTGCTCAGAAACAAAACTTAG
- a CDS encoding acyltransferase family protein — MFRSPPLTFPNIPALDGLRAVAACLVLIHHGSYGRLPGGWIGVDLFFALSGYLITGILAAELSRTGRIRFGRFYIRRVLRLLPALIATVLLAGLLWPITPFKSPTPSWLEAAAAALFYVANLVPAESLGSLSHCWSLAIEEHFYLLWPPILAVAWRHGGLRLAIVLAVSGMAAVAREIALKFQENI; from the coding sequence ATGTTTCGATCGCCTCCTCTCACGTTTCCTAACATTCCTGCATTAGACGGGCTTCGAGCCGTGGCAGCTTGTCTAGTCTTGATTCATCATGGAAGTTATGGCCGATTGCCAGGGGGATGGATCGGAGTAGATCTGTTCTTTGCGCTCTCGGGTTATCTGATCACGGGAATTCTTGCGGCAGAATTGTCACGAACGGGAAGGATACGATTCGGCCGATTTTACATCCGTCGTGTTTTAAGGCTTCTGCCTGCACTAATAGCTACAGTGTTGTTGGCGGGACTTCTTTGGCCAATAACCCCATTTAAAAGCCCTACTCCATCATGGCTTGAGGCCGCTGCGGCTGCGTTGTTCTATGTCGCCAATCTTGTCCCTGCCGAATCCTTGGGGTCTCTGTCACACTGTTGGTCGTTAGCGATTGAAGAGCATTTTTATCTGCTCTGGCCACCAATACTGGCTGTCGCCTGGAGGCACGGAGGTCTACGTTTAGCGATTGTTCTCGCGGTTTCAGGGATGGCCGCTGTCGCCAGGGAAATCGCGCTTAAATTCCAAGAAAACATCTAA
- a CDS encoding AAA family ATPase → MKTLVPDCAALQAHFALLRSELASGLIERDEEIDLCLTALIAQEHLLLVSPPGCAKSLLLDSLLKATGGSKFSILLTKFTVPEEVFGPISIQGLKEDRFQRITNGKLPEADFAFLDEVFKASSAILNTLLKILNERTFDAGEGSLRKVPLKLCVAASNEWPAPESAQELAALFDRFTLRKSLSPIRSQAGRKKLLWNREHTPKVSVHLKPTDLEAARRYARELPWSVSAQEALETILKDLAKEGIQPGDRRQFKAVGIAQAYAFLHGAEQVEPEHLEVAAHVLWDDPREQPQKVAQVIARIANPIGMRLNQLLLEVEQVLSSTDVRKLPETAKAAAKLGEIDKQLSELKSNDRVTRTRNYVREQLRQLKLASLEAI, encoded by the coding sequence ATGAAAACCCTCGTTCCCGACTGCGCGGCCCTGCAAGCCCATTTCGCTTTGCTCCGTTCGGAATTAGCTTCCGGTCTGATCGAACGGGACGAAGAGATCGATTTGTGTCTCACCGCTCTGATCGCCCAAGAGCATCTGCTCCTGGTCTCCCCGCCCGGCTGTGCCAAGTCCTTACTGCTCGATTCACTCCTGAAAGCCACCGGCGGCTCCAAGTTCTCGATCCTGCTCACCAAGTTCACCGTCCCCGAAGAGGTCTTTGGGCCGATCTCGATTCAGGGACTGAAGGAAGACCGCTTCCAGAGAATCACCAACGGCAAACTCCCCGAAGCCGACTTCGCTTTCCTCGATGAGGTCTTCAAAGCTTCCTCGGCGATTCTGAATACCCTCCTGAAGATCCTCAACGAACGGACCTTCGATGCCGGCGAAGGTTCCTTGCGCAAGGTTCCCCTCAAGCTCTGCGTGGCCGCTTCCAACGAATGGCCGGCCCCGGAGAGCGCTCAGGAACTGGCCGCGCTCTTCGACCGCTTCACTCTGCGGAAGAGTTTATCGCCGATTCGCTCGCAGGCGGGTCGGAAGAAGCTGCTCTGGAATCGGGAGCATACTCCCAAGGTCTCGGTGCACCTGAAGCCAACCGATCTAGAAGCCGCTCGCCGCTATGCCCGGGAGTTACCCTGGTCCGTTTCTGCCCAGGAAGCCCTGGAAACGATCCTTAAAGACCTAGCCAAGGAGGGCATTCAACCGGGCGATCGCCGCCAGTTCAAAGCGGTCGGCATCGCGCAGGCGTACGCTTTCCTGCACGGGGCCGAGCAGGTCGAACCGGAGCATCTGGAAGTGGCCGCCCACGTTCTCTGGGACGATCCCCGGGAACAGCCCCAAAAAGTCGCTCAGGTGATCGCCCGAATTGCCAATCCGATCGGCATGCGGCTGAATCAACTGCTCTTGGAAGTCGAACAAGTTCTGTCCAGCACCGATGTCCGCAAGCTGCCCGAGACGGCCAAAGCCGCCGCCAAGCTCGGCGAGATCGACAAGCAGCTGAGTGAATTGAAGTCCAATGACCGGGTCACCCGAACCCGGAACTACGTTCGCGAACAGCTCCGACAACTCAAACTCGCCTCGCTGGAGGCGATCTAA
- a CDS encoding IS630 family transposase — MKVALPISLSEEERQTLTSWSRGRSTPARLVLRAKIILAAAAGVRNKDIAQQCGTSKPTVARWRTRFAKLRLAGIERDASRPGRTPAISGKVVEEILRKTTQEKPSGATHWSTRTMAQEVGVSKATVQRVWSSHNLKPHLHKTFKVSNDPQFAEKLWDVVGLYLNPPEHALVLSCDEKSQIQALDRTQKSLPMVPGRCGTLTHDYMGHGTTTLFAALNVAEGVVIGECMPRHRHQEWIKFLKRIDAATDPALDLHLIVDKPATYKHPKVQRWLARHPRFHMHFTPTSSSWMNLVERWFRDLTDKRLRRGTFRFVPQLIQGIEGYIDHHNNTGKGFQWTAKAEAILEKVRRARATLDKTHSV; from the coding sequence ATGAAAGTCGCGCTGCCAATTTCGCTGTCCGAGGAGGAACGACAAACTTTGACTTCTTGGTCTCGGGGACGAAGTACTCCCGCTCGGCTGGTCCTTCGGGCGAAGATCATACTCGCGGCGGCCGCGGGTGTACGGAACAAGGACATTGCTCAGCAGTGCGGCACGTCGAAGCCCACGGTGGCGCGCTGGCGGACCCGATTTGCGAAGCTGCGTTTGGCGGGTATCGAACGGGATGCTTCGCGACCGGGTCGAACGCCAGCGATCAGCGGGAAAGTCGTCGAAGAAATTCTCCGCAAGACCACTCAGGAGAAACCATCCGGTGCGACTCATTGGAGCACGCGAACGATGGCCCAAGAGGTGGGAGTGAGCAAAGCCACCGTGCAGCGGGTTTGGTCGTCCCACAACTTGAAGCCGCACTTGCATAAGACCTTCAAGGTATCGAATGATCCTCAATTTGCCGAGAAACTGTGGGACGTAGTGGGCTTGTACTTGAACCCTCCCGAGCACGCCCTGGTGCTGAGTTGCGATGAGAAGAGTCAGATACAAGCCCTTGATCGCACGCAAAAAAGCTTGCCCATGGTGCCCGGCCGTTGCGGCACTCTGACTCACGATTACATGGGTCATGGCACCACCACTCTCTTCGCGGCTTTGAACGTGGCGGAAGGCGTAGTAATTGGCGAATGCATGCCACGACATCGACACCAGGAATGGATCAAGTTTCTCAAACGGATCGATGCTGCCACCGATCCGGCCTTGGACTTGCATTTGATCGTGGACAAACCTGCCACGTACAAGCATCCCAAAGTTCAGCGTTGGCTCGCCCGGCATCCTCGATTCCACATGCATTTCACCCCCACGAGCAGTTCCTGGATGAATCTGGTGGAACGCTGGTTTCGCGACTTAACAGACAAACGACTGCGTCGAGGCACATTTCGATTTGTGCCGCAATTAATCCAGGGGATTGAAGGCTACATCGATCATCACAATAACACAGGAAAGGGATTCCAGTGGACCGCCAAAGCCGAGGCTATTCTGGAGAAAGTCCGCCGGGCGAGGGCTACCTTGGATAAAACACATTCTGTGTGA
- a CDS encoding ISL3 family transposase, with the protein MTTTTIAIDMDIPAGVSVGEYERIDGGHAFHVSWQLPDNLCCETCQRESRLQLVEKNKFLSIRDLDLWGKPSFFVYQEVYHRCPSCGHRQSLLPPFKRRDVKYTFRFEEQVLVSLIGSTAEDVAVRLGIAAETVERIVKNRIEDAKAKQIDPQRKIERLGLDEISLRKGHKGYATILTDLTNAERPEILALSKGRDEAAGRACLEHLSAEQRSAVRWHHTDMSPAYLKACGVHLPNSQSVIDRFHVAKKLGEVADDLRKNYRAYKRSLSGEARKKLRSQMHDFRRRPEDLNPEQVQALEDLFEKVPSLGTIYHLRWEATKIFDSAPNRAEASRLLEDWIVQAREIEMDWEPFITMLKNNWEGILAYFEERKSSGPVEGLNTKIRVVLRRSYGIQSLTTLWTRILLDVNWAAKKLGPTVAEIRGFVNQIQKHFSGCYTKKRKSHFFLISFTITIEFFLREIRGLEAGLRRRLEGGSIYTA; encoded by the coding sequence ATGACAACGACTACCATTGCCATAGACATGGACATCCCTGCCGGAGTGAGCGTTGGCGAATACGAACGCATCGACGGGGGCCACGCCTTTCACGTGAGTTGGCAGTTGCCCGACAATCTTTGTTGCGAGACATGCCAGCGAGAGTCTCGGCTTCAATTGGTGGAGAAGAACAAGTTTCTGAGCATCCGCGATCTGGATTTGTGGGGTAAGCCGAGCTTTTTCGTGTACCAGGAGGTGTATCACCGCTGTCCGTCGTGCGGTCACCGTCAATCGCTGTTGCCGCCGTTCAAGCGTCGGGATGTGAAATATACGTTTCGCTTCGAGGAGCAGGTGCTGGTCAGTCTGATCGGGAGCACAGCCGAAGACGTGGCAGTGCGTTTGGGGATCGCCGCGGAAACGGTGGAGCGAATCGTCAAGAACCGGATAGAGGACGCCAAGGCGAAGCAGATCGATCCCCAGCGGAAGATCGAGCGTTTGGGTCTGGATGAGATCAGCCTGCGTAAGGGGCATAAGGGATATGCGACCATTCTCACAGACCTGACGAATGCGGAGCGTCCGGAGATTCTGGCTCTGTCCAAGGGTCGCGACGAAGCAGCGGGGCGAGCGTGTTTGGAGCATTTGTCGGCCGAGCAACGGTCGGCGGTGCGTTGGCATCATACGGACATGAGCCCGGCGTATTTGAAAGCCTGCGGCGTGCATTTACCCAACAGCCAGTCGGTGATAGATCGCTTTCACGTCGCCAAGAAATTGGGTGAGGTGGCGGACGATCTGCGAAAAAACTATCGAGCCTACAAGCGAAGTTTGAGCGGGGAAGCCCGCAAGAAGCTGCGTTCTCAGATGCACGACTTCCGGCGTCGTCCGGAGGATTTGAATCCGGAGCAGGTCCAGGCCCTCGAGGATTTGTTCGAGAAGGTGCCTTCGTTGGGAACGATCTACCATCTGCGTTGGGAGGCGACCAAGATCTTCGATAGTGCCCCGAACCGAGCCGAAGCCTCGCGACTGTTGGAAGATTGGATCGTCCAGGCCCGCGAGATCGAGATGGATTGGGAGCCGTTCATCACGATGCTCAAGAATAACTGGGAGGGGATCTTAGCCTACTTCGAGGAACGCAAAAGCAGCGGCCCGGTGGAAGGACTCAATACCAAGATTCGGGTAGTGCTACGTCGGAGTTATGGAATTCAGAGTCTAACTACGCTCTGGACGAGAATACTCCTGGACGTGAATTGGGCTGCGAAAAAATTAGGGCCGACCGTTGCGGAGATTCGCGGCTTCGTCAACCAGATCCAGAAGCATTTCTCTGGATGCTACACCAAGAAACGGAAGAGCCATTTTTTCTTGATTTCATTCACAATCACTATTGAATTTTTTCTCCGGGAAATTCGGGGCTTGGAAGCAGGGTTGCGGCGGCGGTTAGAGGGCGGAAGTATTTACACCGCATGA